The Candidatus Bathyarchaeia archaeon genome includes the window CCAAGTCCAAAATCCTTTCCCCTTCCTTCAAATCCGCCAATGCCGTTGGATTCCCGCAGCCCAAACCCATAATGGCTCCTTTGGGCATCCCCCTCAGCTCTTCCTCGGAGTAGCCCATCCCCTTCGCCCGATCGGTTGAATCGGGGCCACAAGGGCCGCAGGTCGGGCAACAACTATCGCCCTTTTTGGCGATCTCGGAATACCTCCCCCTCACGATTTCCTTTATCTCCTCCCCCATTTCCCACTCCTCGCCTCAGGCCCGCCCCAAGTTGAAGGGCTTGCCGGATTCCGCTACGCCCTCTGGGAGCCTATCCTTCCACTTCTTGAGGAAGCTCAAATCCTCTTCCTCCTTCCTGAGCTCGTCCGGGAGCATATGCGGTATGCCCTCGATTATGGGATAATACCTCATGCAGGCCCTGCAGGTTATCAGGCCCTCCTCGATCTCCTCCCCCTCCTCGAATACGGATAATTCGAGATCCGGGTTCTTGCAAATGGGGCATGCGAGATAATCCATTAGCCTCCTCTTCAACTCCCGATCCCCGATTCCCTTCCTCGCCCTAGCCGGGTATTAAAATTATGAAGCGGCCCGCGGCGCTCACTTGGACCAGATCCCCCTCCCCACGCCCCTATAGACGAACCCGGCCCTCTCGGCCTCCGCTGGATCGATTATATGGGCGCAATCCACCAAGCAGGGGGATTTCGCCATGCTCGATGCCAAGCCCCTGAGATCGAGGGCCTTGAACTCGTCATGCGGCACCGTTATGATCGCGCAATGAGCCCCCGAAACAGTTTGGAGCAGGGTCGGCTCGGAGTTGAGGCCCATCTTCGAGAGCTCCGCCCTAGAGAAGTAGGGATCATAGGCCTTGACGATAGCCCCCCTCCTCGATAGGATCTTAGCCAGCTCCAAGGAGGGCGAGAGCCTCGCCTCCTTTACGTTCGCCCTGAACGACACTCCGAGTATGCAAATCTTGGCCCTCCTGAGGGGCCTCCCGCCGACCTTGAGAGCATCAGCGCAAAGCCTAACGACGTGCCTTGGCATATCCTCATTCAAATGCCTCGACTCCATTATCAGCCTCAAGGTGACGCCGTGCTCGCTCGCGGAGGATGCCAATAGGTAGGGATAAACGGGGAGGCAATGCCCCCCGACGCCCGCGCCGGGGACGTGGAGATGTGAATAGGGCTGGGTATTCGCCGCCTTCATCGCCTCCATATAATCGATCCCGAGCCTCTCGCTCAGGATCGCCAGCTCGTTCGCGAGGGCTATGTTCACGTCCCTATAAACGGCCTCGAAGAGCTTCGTGGCCTCCGCGGTCCTTATATCCCTCACCTTGATGACGCCTCCCTTCGTCATGACCTCCTTTATCGCGGCGGCTGCCTCGAGGCTTTTGATATCTATGCCGCCGACAACCCTTGGATATGTTTGGAGATCCTGTAGCGCCCTTCCCGCCATGGCCCTTATGGGGCTATGGGCCAGACCGTAATCTCGCCCCGCCTTGAGGCCCGACGCCTTCTCGATGGTCCCGCCGACGACGCTCTCGGTCACCCCCGGGCCGCAGGTGCTCTCCAATATCACCAATGACCCCGCTTCCATCCCCTCGGCTATGCCCTTGGATGCCCTCTCTATGGCCCTATAATCCGCCCCCCCATCCCTTCCAACGCCCGTTGGCACTATTATGATGAATGCATCGCTTTCGGCCGCGGCCGCGGTTATATCCGATGTAGCCTCGAACCTCCCGCTCTTGATCAACTTCTCCAATAGCTGCTCGAGCCCCGGCTCGTGGATTACGGGCTCGCCATTCGAGATAGCCCGAACAACCTCCTCATCAGAATCGATCCCTATGACCTTGGCGCCTCTATCGGCGAGTATGCAAGCCGTTGGAAGGCCCATCCACCCTAGGCCCACGACGGCTATGCGCAAGCTCCCGGAGGCTATGGCGCTTTTTATCTCCTCCGGGACCATCCCCATCAGGTTGCTCAAGCCCCTCCCAGCCCGCCCGGATCGGCCGGGCGTTTGGAAGCTCCGCGATATCCATTAAAGGCTTTCCGAGGGCGCGGAATTCGGATGGAGCCCATCGGGAATCGATGCACCTTCCTCATTGCTCGGCGTTTTGGCCGTTGCCGGATGGCCCAACCGGAAACGGGCGATTTTAAATAAAAAGGGGTCGCAGATCCCGCGGTCATTGGTGGGCTGAGTTGCGGGTGTGGCTCGATGTATTAACACCAAAGCAGGCGAACATGCTCGGCATCCTCGCCGATAGGCTCTCCAGCGCGGGCGCCGAAGTCAAGATCACGGCGAGGCGTTATCGGGAGCTGACCCAATTGCTGAGGATCAGGGGGATCAAGGCCAAGATCCTCGGGGAGCATGGAGGCGGCGATCTATATTCGAAGCTAACGGCGAGCGCCGAGAGGGTCCTTTTGCTCACGAAGTTCGCCAAACGCTTCGCGCCCGATTTAGCCGTTTCGTTCTCATCTCCCGAATGCGCAAGGGTCGCATTCGGCTTGGGGGTAGGGCATTATTGTATTAGTGATTCTCCGCATGCAGTCGCCGTTTCGAAGCTCACGATACCGATCTCTGAGAAACTCTTCTCGCCTAAGGTCATCCCAAAGGCGGCTTGGGAGCGATACGGCATGCCCCGGGATTCAATAATCCAATATGATGCGCTCGACCCCGCGGCTTGGATAAAGGCCCGTTCGCCTAAGTTGGCTCCGGAGGACGGCCTTGTGGTCTTCAGGCCGGAGGAGGCGAGGGCCGCGTATTTGCTGAGGGAGGGTAGCGATCTCGCCTTCATTAAGGAGTTCCTGAAGCGCCTCCTCGAGCTCGATGCGAGGGCCAAGGTACTAATCGCCCCTAGGTACGATCCGGCGGAGTTCTTGGTTTTGGAAAGGGCCTTCCGGAACGTCTCCATCCTCAGATCCGTTGTGGATGGCGTGGAGCTCCTTCGTCGGGCCTCGGCATTCGTTGGAAGGGGCGGCACGATGACCGCCGAGGCGGCCTTGATGGGGGTCCCAACGATTTCTTGTTATCCATCGGCCCCGACGTTCGTCGAAAGGTACTTAATCAGAGTAGGGCTCGTGAGGAGGATCATGGATCCTAAAAGGGCGGCCGAGGCTGCGGCGAAGGTCTTGAGGGACCCATCTCATAGGGCCAAGATGGGCGAGCTCGCCTCCGAGCTCCTTTCGAAAATGGAGGATCCGATAGAGGTTATAGCGAGGGGGATCTTAAGCCGCTGAGCCTCGCCGTCGGACCCTCCTCCAAAAATATAGCTCCGTCGCCCTCTTCCAAAAGTAAAGCCAAGCTAAGATGGAGATTATCCCGATCGCGATCTTCGCCGCATTAGCGGCGGCGAGCCAGATGAGCCCCTCCTTGGGGCTCGGGATGGGGATCACCACTATCAACAATAGGTACAGCTCGGCCATGAGGAGGCCCCATACGGACGCCATTATCAAGGCGATTTCCAAAACCCTCTTCAACGCCTTTCACCTGGGGATCAGGGCCGCGAAGGTCAGGATTGCCAAAGCGGAGGATATGGTCGTTAGGGCCGCCATGGCCTTGACTACCTCCCACTCCCTAAGGGGCCCATCGGCGAGTATGATCCTCGCGAGCGTGATCGGGGCAGCCTTCTCCGAGGTGGCGGCTAATCTCCCATCGGCCTCCAACCTCACGGGCCTCCGCTTTGCTTGCCTGCGCTCGTAAAGGCCCCCCATCGAGGATAGCCCATAAAAGGCGTTCATTATATGGGGCATCATGGCGACGGCCGTCGGGACCTCTATACCGCCGATTATGGCCAAGGCCCCGATCGATGCGCCGACGCAGAGATCCCCCACGTCGCCGATGAATACCTTGGCTGGATATCGGTTGAGGCGATGGAGGGCCAAGAGGGAGCCCAAGAGGGCGAGCGGGAGAGGGACGAGATCCCATTTGCCCGAGAGCGATAGGAGCAGGGCCATGGTGGCGAGGATTATGCTGCAGGTCCCTGTCATGCTCCCGTTGAATACGTCCATCATGTTCACGGCGTTGGCCGTGACGGATATGCCCAGCGGTATGGCCAATGGATAAACCAGCGTCAACCTCACCCTCCCTATGAAGGGGAGGGATGGGAATGGGGAATAGGCCCTCAGGGCCAATATCGGAATCGCAGCCGAGGTCAACAGCAAGGGCTTCAGCCTCGGCCCCATGGGCTTCAGATCATCCCTCGCCCCAATTATGGCCGAGATCAGGGCTGCCCCGAGGAGGGCCAAGGCCGGGCTCGCCGCTTGTGGGCCCGAGAAGGGGATTAGGGCGAGGGTGCAGATTGTCATCGATATCGGAACGGCCAACCCGCACATCTCCGGAAGCAATGGCCTCCCAGGCTTATGCACATCCTCTCCAACGATCCCCTTTTTGCGGAGGGCCTTTGAGAGGAGCGGCAATAGGGCTTGGGTGGATAGGAAGCCCAGCGCGAATAGGGCCGATGCCGCTGGCGCCGCCGAGGTTGGATCCAATGCCCTCGCCAATCCAAGCCTAACCGATCGAGGCCCCTAGAACACGGTGGTTGGGCCCGAGATATCGGCATCTATCTCCTTGAAATGGCATACCACGGCCCCGTTCGATACGGCGACGCGGTCGTTGACTTGGACCATATCGCCCAAGACGCACCCCGGCCCTACCCTGACGCCCTTTCCGATCCTACAACCCTCCCCTATGATCGATGCCTCGATGATGGATCCCTCCCCGACTTCGACCCCCTCGAACAATATCGATTCCCTGACTTGGGCGTGCCTCGCCAAGATGGATCCCTCTCCTATCGAGGCGTAGGGGCCCACCCGCGCCCCTTCGCCGATCTTGGCCTCATCGCTCACGAAGGAGGGGGGCTCGATCGCGGCGTTCGGTGGGGGCGCGAGGGCGTGGAGGCGATATCTCTTGGGGTTGAGGAAGACCCTCTCTAAATAGACCTTGTTCGCCCTGATATAATCCTCGAATTTCCCTATGTCCAACCAAAGGCCCTCGTAGCGATACCCGAAGAGCCTTCCCTCCTCAGCCAGCTTGGGGAATATCTCGCGCTCCAAGCTGACCCTCCTCCCATCCGGTATCAGATCGAATACCTCCGGCTCGAGGATGTACATGCCCGCGTTTATCATCTTGCTCGGCTCCTGCCCGGGCTTGGGTTTCTCAACGAACCTCTTGATCCTCATCCCTTCCCCGAGCTCCACCGCCCCGAATCGGCTGGCGTCCTCGACCTCGTGGAGGGCTATGGTGGCCGCGGCCCTTTTTCCCATGTGGAACTCTAGCATATCGGCCACCGAGAGCTCGTTCATTATATCTCCGTTTAGGACTAGGAATGGGCCATGCCCCTCCAAGAGGCTCTTGGCGTATTTTATCGGCCCCGCCGTCCCCAAGGGATGGGGCTCCTTGGAATACTTGATCCTCATGTCCCCATGCCTAGACCCGAACCTAAGCTTTATTTTATCCTCCAAGTAATTGACCGCCAAAACGGCAGCCTCGATCCCTTGCGCCGATAGCCCATCGAGGAGCCATTCCAGCATCGGCTTCCCGGCGACCGGGAATAGGGCCTTCGGCCTAGTGCAGCTCAGCGGCCTGAGCCTAGTGGCGTAGCCCCCGGCCAATATCAAAGCCCTCAAGCCATTATCCCCAATGGTGCGCCCCTTAAGGACCTATTTGAGGGCGCCAAGGATTTTAAACCCTTTCACCATTCCTTCCTCGGGCCTTTGAAGGGCGTTTATACGCTGTTGATAGGGGTCCGAAGGAGGATCGATGTGGATGTTGGAAAGCTCGGCCGATTCGAGTTCGAGCCGGGCGAATATGCTTATACGGGATCCGCCATGGGGACCGGCGCGGCCTCGCTCGAGGGGAGGATCCGGAGGCACTTGGGCGATAGGGCGAGGAAGTTCTGGCATATAGACCACCTCTTGGGCTCTGGCGGGGCGAAGGTGATCGGCATAGTTTACGCGGAAACGGACTCCAAGGCTGAGTGCGCAGTGAACGGGGCCATAAGAAGATCTATGGGGGGATGGGCGCCCGTGCCCAAGTTCGGCTCTTCGGATTGTCTATGCGAGAGCCACCTGCTTAGGGTGGATGGGTTGGGGCCCGAGGACTTTGAGGAGGGCGTTAGGGGGGCCTATTCGCTATTGGGGCTTAGGCCTCTATGCCTCAAAGGGGCTCGGCTTCGCCCCACCTTTTTTCGAATGCATCGGAGAATATCCTTATGAGGCCCGCGTTCCTTGTATAATGGGGCCTGTAATATATGGGTCTCTCCACTTCCTTCTTGCTCGCCCATATTAGAAATACCAGCTCCGAATTATCGACGAGGGTCCCCCTTATGGGATATCCGGATTCCCTCAGGAGCCTGACCTCGGCCCCGAAGCTCTTCAGCTCATCGGCCCTCCTCTTGGACCCGTGATCAGAAGCTAGCATAAGGATCCTAACCCTGACCTTCCTCTCCAAGGCTTCGAGGAGCCCCTCCCTCACCTTATCGTACCAGCCGAAGGTTTCGGCGAAGATTAATATGCGCTCCTTGGAGCCCGCTATAATCCTCGTGGTTTGAAGCTCCATCTCCGTGAGGTTCTCAAGAGGGACCACTATCTCCTCCGCCCTGATCCCCATCCTGATCTCCCAGAAAAGGGGATCGAGCCTTTGATGGAGCTCCCTAGCTCTTTTGCTATAATCGGCGAAGATCGCCTCGCACTCGGATCGCTTCCCCTCTATTAGCTTGGATATGAATTGACTGGGATTCTCGATCTGGAGCCTATTGCTCATGATCCTCACGGCCCCCTTGTCCACGAGCCCCTTGATGGCCCCTTGAATGTTCTCCGAATGGGAGTTGAGGATCTTTTCCAATGGTATCCCCTCAGGCCTCATGAAGGCGTTCATATAGAGCTCGGCCTCCGCCTCTGTGAGGCCCAAGGCCATGAGGAGGCCTATTTCCTCCCTGCTGTGGCCTTCGCTCGCCAATTCCATCCGCCGAGATGTTCCTCTTGGCCGATCGATTATAAAAGCCATTTATGGATGGCTCGATCGCAGAGTTAAGATAGGACGGTGGAATCGGGGCTTATCCTTGCGGAGCTGCGGGGGGAATTGCGGGCGATTCGATGATTATATCTCAATGCCAAGCTCCCTCAAATCCCTCTTCAGTTGCTCCAAGCCCTTGAACTGGATCGTCTTTATGCCGAAGGATTTCGCGATCTCCAAAAATTCTCGCTTATCATCGATGAACACGCATTCCTCGGGATCGCATCCAATCCTCCCCAAGAGGGCCTCGTAGAACTCCTTTTCGTCCTTGTGGAATCCCACTTCGAAGGATAGCACGAAGTCGTCGAACTCTCCTCGTAGCCCATATTTCTCGTCCAAGTATTCGAACCTCTCCTTGATGTTACCGGAGAAGGCTATGACCCTATATCTCTTCCTCAGTTCTCGAACGAGCTCCCTCATGCCCTCTATGGGCTCGTAGGAGGAGTGCCAGATCCTCTTCAATTCTGGCACCAGCTTCGGATCTATGCCCAGCTTCTCAACGGCCCTCCTCCAAAACTCCTCCTCAGAGAGCTTCCCCTTTCCATAAAGCCACCCCTCCTTCCTCGGATACGCTTGGAAGACCTCGTCCACCTTCTCCCTCGGGGCATTCACGAGCCCATATATCCTTTGAACGGCTATGGCGGTCCCGGCCTTGAAGTAAACGCCTCCTAGATCGAAGACTATCGTCCTTATCATTCAACGCCACCTAAGGGTTCGCCCTCGCCTCTGGAGCCCGCTAAGGCCCCCTCCAACGCCTCCGCCACGTTCTCTTTGCCCATCGCTACCAAATACGGCCCCAGCCTAGGGCCGTATGGGACGCCCAAAAGGATCCTATAGAGGATCTTGAAGAAATCCTTCGGGTCCAGCCCATTCCGCCTAGCGATATCGAATATGGCGCCTTGGATCTTTGCCTCATCCCGCTCGGACCTGATGAGGGCTATGAGCTCGCCGATGGCCCTCCTCTCCCCATCGCCCAGCTCGATCCTTTCGGGCGATATTGCCCCAAAATCCCTCGCCCAATTGATCGCATAATCTATCTTGGCCCCCAAGGCCGCGGCATCGATCCCGTAGCGCCTCAGCTTCTCCTCCACGAAGGCCCTCTCCGAGCCCCTCGGCGCCACCCTCGCCAAATAAACCAGAAGGTTATAGGGGGCGCGCGGGGCTGGCCCGCTGGGCGGCTTGAGGAGCCAACAATATTCGTAAAGTCCCCTCAGCTTCGCCCCCTCCCTCTCATCGCCAACGCGCTTGAGGCCGAAGTAGATGCGGCTCAATTCATCCAATTCATCCATGTAGGCCGGTATGTCCAAGATCGAAACCTCCCTGGCCCCGATCGAGCGCTTGTACATGAGCAATAGCAACGACTGAGGCGAGCCATACGTCAGCCAAACTTGGGGGGTGAGGACATTGCCAACGGACTTCGAGATCTTCCTCCCGCCCTTATCGAGGAACATCTCATACCTCACGTGATAGGGCGGCTCGTACCCCAAGACCTCCCTCGCGATTGCATCGTTGGCCCTGACCGAGTCGGCTATGTCCTTCCCATACGCCTCGAAATGTATCCCCAAGGCCGCCCACCTAGCGGCGAACTCCACCTTCCAGCTCAGCTTCCCCTCCCCTCGCCTATAATCGGCCTCCCCCTCGTAGCCGCAACCCTCTACCCTCCTGCCGCCTATCTCGGCCCCCTCGCATCGATAGAGAACCTTTCCTTCGTCGGGGAGAAACCGATAGGCTTGAGTCGTATAGATCCGGCCGCATCGGCCGCAGATGGCGAAGAAGGGGAGGACCTCCTCATATTTCTCCTGCCCCAGCTCCCGCTTTATAATCTCGCCCGCCCTTTTGGCTTGGGCTAATATGGCCTCTATCTGCTGGGCCAAAAGGCCCGATCGATAGGCCTCCCGGGCCGAGTAATGCTTGTAGTCGAAGCCGCATCGATCCATCGCATCCAATAGGAGGGAAACCATGTGCTCCCCATAGCTCTCATGACAATTGAACGGATCCGGTATATATGTGACCGGCTTTCCTAAATGATCCCATAGCCATTCCGGGAAGCCCGCGGGCACCTTCCTGAGCCCGTCCATGTCGTCGGAGAAGGCTATATATTCGCATGGGACGCCCGCATCCTCTATGGCCAGCTTAACGGCGAAGGCCCGAGCGGAGTCGCTGAAGCT containing:
- a CDS encoding DUF354 domain-containing protein; the protein is MWLDVLTPKQANMLGILADRLSSAGAEVKITARRYRELTQLLRIRGIKAKILGEHGGGDLYSKLTASAERVLLLTKFAKRFAPDLAVSFSSPECARVAFGLGVGHYCISDSPHAVAVSKLTIPISEKLFSPKVIPKAAWERYGMPRDSIIQYDALDPAAWIKARSPKLAPEDGLVVFRPEEARAAYLLREGSDLAFIKEFLKRLLELDARAKVLIAPRYDPAEFLVLERAFRNVSILRSVVDGVELLRRASAFVGRGGTMTAEAALMGVPTISCYPSAPTFVERYLIRVGLVRRIMDPKRAAEAAAKVLRDPSHRAKMGELASELLSKMEDPIEVIARGILSR
- a CDS encoding NDP-sugar synthase; the encoded protein is MRALILAGGYATRLRPLSCTRPKALFPVAGKPMLEWLLDGLSAQGIEAAVLAVNYLEDKIKLRFGSRHGDMRIKYSKEPHPLGTAGPIKYAKSLLEGHGPFLVLNGDIMNELSVADMLEFHMGKRAAATIALHEVEDASRFGAVELGEGMRIKRFVEKPKPGQEPSKMINAGMYILEPEVFDLIPDGRRVSLEREIFPKLAEEGRLFGYRYEGLWLDIGKFEDYIRANKVYLERVFLNPKRYRLHALAPPPNAAIEPPSFVSDEAKIGEGARVGPYASIGEGSILARHAQVRESILFEGVEVGEGSIIEASIIGEGCRIGKGVRVGPGCVLGDMVQVNDRVAVSNGAVVCHFKEIDADISGPTTVF
- a CDS encoding Trm112 family protein; translated protein: MKRRLMDYLACPICKNPDLELSVFEEGEEIEEGLITCRACMRYYPIIEGIPHMLPDELRKEEEDLSFLKKWKDRLPEGVAESGKPFNLGRA
- a CDS encoding DUF123 domain-containing protein, translating into MIGVRRRIDVDVGKLGRFEFEPGEYAYTGSAMGTGAASLEGRIRRHLGDRARKFWHIDHLLGSGGAKVIGIVYAETDSKAECAVNGAIRRSMGGWAPVPKFGSSDCLCESHLLRVDGLGPEDFEEGVRGAYSLLGLRPLCLKGARLRPTFFRMHRRISL
- a CDS encoding HAD family phosphatase translates to MIRTIVFDLGGVYFKAGTAIAVQRIYGLVNAPREKVDEVFQAYPRKEGWLYGKGKLSEEEFWRRAVEKLGIDPKLVPELKRIWHSSYEPIEGMRELVRELRKRYRVIAFSGNIKERFEYLDEKYGLRGEFDDFVLSFEVGFHKDEKEFYEALLGRIGCDPEECVFIDDKREFLEIAKSFGIKTIQFKGLEQLKRDLRELGIEI
- the lysS gene encoding lysine--tRNA ligase — protein: MPELIGRGTWIDKVARAVIEREAKLGRVKGGPLRTESGLGASGIPHIGSFSDSARAFAVKLAIEDAGVPCEYIAFSDDMDGLRKVPAGFPEWLWDHLGKPVTYIPDPFNCHESYGEHMVSLLLDAMDRCGFDYKHYSAREAYRSGLLAQQIEAILAQAKRAGEIIKRELGQEKYEEVLPFFAICGRCGRIYTTQAYRFLPDEGKVLYRCEGAEIGGRRVEGCGYEGEADYRRGEGKLSWKVEFAARWAALGIHFEAYGKDIADSVRANDAIAREVLGYEPPYHVRYEMFLDKGGRKISKSVGNVLTPQVWLTYGSPQSLLLLMYKRSIGAREVSILDIPAYMDELDELSRIYFGLKRVGDEREGAKLRGLYEYCWLLKPPSGPAPRAPYNLLVYLARVAPRGSERAFVEEKLRRYGIDAAALGAKIDYAINWARDFGAISPERIELGDGERRAIGELIALIRSERDEAKIQGAIFDIARRNGLDPKDFFKILYRILLGVPYGPRLGPYLVAMGKENVAEALEGALAGSRGEGEPLGGVE
- a CDS encoding nucleotide sugar dehydrogenase, whose translation is MSNLMGMVPEEIKSAIASGSLRIAVVGLGWMGLPTACILADRGAKVIGIDSDEEVVRAISNGEPVIHEPGLEQLLEKLIKSGRFEATSDITAAAAESDAFIIIVPTGVGRDGGADYRAIERASKGIAEGMEAGSLVILESTCGPGVTESVVGGTIEKASGLKAGRDYGLAHSPIRAMAGRALQDLQTYPRVVGGIDIKSLEAAAAIKEVMTKGGVIKVRDIRTAEATKLFEAVYRDVNIALANELAILSERLGIDYMEAMKAANTQPYSHLHVPGAGVGGHCLPVYPYLLASSASEHGVTLRLIMESRHLNEDMPRHVVRLCADALKVGGRPLRRAKICILGVSFRANVKEARLSPSLELAKILSRRGAIVKAYDPYFSRAELSKMGLNSEPTLLQTVSGAHCAIITVPHDEFKALDLRGLASSMAKSPCLVDCAHIIDPAEAERAGFVYRGVGRGIWSK